From a region of the Vidua macroura isolate BioBank_ID:100142 chromosome 25, ASM2450914v1, whole genome shotgun sequence genome:
- the LYPLA2 gene encoding acyl-protein thioesterase 2 isoform X1: MCGAALSTPRFPVEPPQQGAHPISARGGRCCYSWLPLCLRARVFGRCGLSRPVVLPLEYTRARGPRGCVRSGQLSSRCFYLSGEAADEQSVERVGQVRQTGLFLVGASVDPSRCMCGNNMSVPLLADAVTVSGAERETAAVIFLHGLGDTGHSWADALSSIRLPYVKYICPHAPRIPVTLNMKMVMPSWFDLMGLTPDAPEDEAGIKKAAENIKAIIEHEMKNGIPPNRIILGGFSQGGALSLYTALTCQHQLAGIVALSCWLPLHKAFPQAASNGVNKDIAILQCHGEMDPMIPVRFGALTAEKLKSVVTPTKVQFKTYPGVMHSSCPQEMMAVKEFIEKLLPRI, encoded by the exons ATGTGCGGGGCAGCTCTGAGCACCCCACGTTTTCCTGTGGAGCCTCCCCAACAAGGAGCGCATCCTATCAGTGCCAGGGGAGGAAGATGCTGTTATTCCTGGCTCCCTCTCTGTCTCCGTGCCAGGGTTTTTGGCAGGTGCGGTCTCTCCCGGCCGGTTGTTTTGCCCCTGGAGTACACACGAGCACGTGGGCCGCGTGGCTGTGTCAGATCCGGGCAGCTCAGTTCCCGGTGTTTTTATTTGAGTGGGGAAGCTGCTGACGAGCAGTCGGTGGAACGAGTCGGGCAGGTCAGACAGACCGGGCTGTTTCTCGTGG GTGCCAGTGTCGATCCCTCTCGGTGTATGTGTGGTAACAACATGTCTGTCCCCCTCCTCGCCGACGCTGTCACCGTGTCAGGGGCAGAGCGGGAGACCGCCGCG GTCATTTTCCTACATGGCCTTGGAGACACGGG gcacagctgggctgatgCTCTCTCCTCCATCCGCCTCCCCTACGTGAAGTACATCTGCCCTCACGC GCCACGGATCCCGGTGACCCTCAACATGAAGATGGTCATGCCCTCCTG GTTTGACCTGATGGGACTGACTCCGGATGCACCTGAGGATGAAGCTGGGATcaagaaagctgcagaaaaca TTAAAGCAATCATTGAGCACGAGATGAAGAACGGGATCCCCCCCAACCGCATCATCCTGGGGGGCTTCTCACAG GGCGGTGCCTTGTCGCTGTACACGGCTCTCAcctgccagcaccagctggCCGGGATCGTGGCGCTCAGCTGCTGGCTCCCGCTGCACAAGGCCTTCCCACAG GCGGCAAGCAACGGCGTGAACAAGGACATCGCCATCCTGCAGTGCCACGGGGAGATGGATCCCATGATCCCCGTGCGCTTCGGGGCCCTCACTGCTGAGAAGCTCAAGTCTGTCGTCACCCCCACCAAGGTGCAGTTCAAAACCTACCCTGGCGTGATGCACAGTTCCTGCCCTCAG GAGATGATGGCGGTGAAGGAGTTCATCGAGAAGCTGCTGCCCCGGATCTGA
- the LYPLA2 gene encoding acyl-protein thioesterase 2 isoform X2: MCGNNMSVPLLADAVTVSGAERETAAVIFLHGLGDTGHSWADALSSIRLPYVKYICPHAPRIPVTLNMKMVMPSWFDLMGLTPDAPEDEAGIKKAAENIKAIIEHEMKNGIPPNRIILGGFSQGGALSLYTALTCQHQLAGIVALSCWLPLHKAFPQAASNGVNKDIAILQCHGEMDPMIPVRFGALTAEKLKSVVTPTKVQFKTYPGVMHSSCPQEMMAVKEFIEKLLPRI, from the exons ATGTGTGGTAACAACATGTCTGTCCCCCTCCTCGCCGACGCTGTCACCGTGTCAGGGGCAGAGCGGGAGACCGCCGCG GTCATTTTCCTACATGGCCTTGGAGACACGGG gcacagctgggctgatgCTCTCTCCTCCATCCGCCTCCCCTACGTGAAGTACATCTGCCCTCACGC GCCACGGATCCCGGTGACCCTCAACATGAAGATGGTCATGCCCTCCTG GTTTGACCTGATGGGACTGACTCCGGATGCACCTGAGGATGAAGCTGGGATcaagaaagctgcagaaaaca TTAAAGCAATCATTGAGCACGAGATGAAGAACGGGATCCCCCCCAACCGCATCATCCTGGGGGGCTTCTCACAG GGCGGTGCCTTGTCGCTGTACACGGCTCTCAcctgccagcaccagctggCCGGGATCGTGGCGCTCAGCTGCTGGCTCCCGCTGCACAAGGCCTTCCCACAG GCGGCAAGCAACGGCGTGAACAAGGACATCGCCATCCTGCAGTGCCACGGGGAGATGGATCCCATGATCCCCGTGCGCTTCGGGGCCCTCACTGCTGAGAAGCTCAAGTCTGTCGTCACCCCCACCAAGGTGCAGTTCAAAACCTACCCTGGCGTGATGCACAGTTCCTGCCCTCAG GAGATGATGGCGGTGAAGGAGTTCATCGAGAAGCTGCTGCCCCGGATCTGA